A section of the Pleuronectes platessa chromosome 7, fPlePla1.1, whole genome shotgun sequence genome encodes:
- the LOC128444021 gene encoding transcription factor Jun-like: METPFYHEDSPAVPGCRRLAEDQRYPGHKMLMSKRSMSAPGSHHCPGGDATGGRGGTSNPGLGGNSSLMSAVASAASPGDMNLLQLASPDLEHLIIQTNQGLVTTCPPSNPFIYRNQATNEQEGFADGFVKALADLHQQNQLVGGGPMSPSSSVSLQGAYQRSLMSAADPPVYTNLSSYTRGQMPYSGGQGAYGGGSGHGGPPQPHTRGMDVPQTVPEVPHPSGDPMSPPSLSPIDLETQERIKAERKKLRNRVAASKCRQRKLERISRLEEKVKVLKTQNSDLASTASTLREQVAQLKQKVKGHITNGCQITVSSATATRPGRGGRGGRGGRGGTGSEDC; the protein is encoded by the coding sequence ATGGAGACACCTTTCTACCACGAGGACTCTCCGGCTGTCCCCGGCTGCAGACGCCTCGCTGAGGACCAGCGGTACCCGGGACACAAGATGCTGATGAGTAAGAGGTCCATGTCAGCGCCGGGCAGTCATCACTGCCCCGGCGGTGACGCcacaggagggagggggggaaccAGCAACCCGGGGCTCGGGGGGAACAGCTCCCTGATGTCGGCGGTGGCCTCGGCAGCGTCTCCGGGGGACAtgaacctgctgcagctggcGTCGCCCGACCTGGAGCACCTGATCATTCAGACCAATCAGGGACTGGTCACAACCTGCCCCCCCTCCAACCCCTTCATCTACCGCAACCAGGCGACCAACGAACAAGAAGGATTCGCCGACGGCTTCGTCAAAGCGCTGGCTGACCTTCACCAGCAGAACCAGCTGGTGGGAGGCGGCCCCATGTCCCCGTCCAGCTCCGTCTCCCTGCAGGGGGCCTATCAGAGGAGCCTGATGTCCGCCGCTGACCCCCCCGTCTACACTAACCTCAGCAGCTACACCCGGGGCCAGATGCCTTATTCTGGAGGGCAGGGAGCGTACGGTGGCGGCTCAGGACACGGTGGACCACCTCAGCCTCACACCCGAGGCATGGACGTCCCCCAGACCGTCCCCGAGGTGCCTCACCCATCAGGTGACCCCatgtcccctccctccctctccccgatCGACCTAGAGACGCAGGAGCGAATTAAAGCCGAACGCAAGAAGCTCCGCAACCGCGTCGCCGCGTCCAAGTGCCGCCAGCGGAAGCTGGAGCGGATCTCACGgctggaggagaaggtgaaggTCCTGAAGACCCAGAACTCAGACCTGGCCTCCACGGCCTCCACGTTGAGGGAGCAGGTCGCTCAGCTCAAACAGAAGGTCAAGGGTCACATCACCAACGGCTGCCAGATCACTGTCAGCTCCGCGACCGCCACCAGGcctggacgaggaggacgaggaggacgaggaggacgaggagggacGGGCAGCGAGGACTgttga